In one window of Henckelia pumila isolate YLH828 chromosome 1, ASM3356847v2, whole genome shotgun sequence DNA:
- the LOC140886139 gene encoding alpha/beta hydrolase domain-containing protein VTE7-like isoform X5 produces MSSCVKPKNLSKTSPLVLLHGFDSSLLEWRYALPLLEEAGLETWAFDVLGWGFSDLENLPPCNVASKRDHLYQLITCLRRFQTSSDLAFHLLQDIGMLFWNTYIRRPMTLVGPSLGAAVAIDFVVNYPEAVDKLIFIDASVYAEGTGNLTKLPKVMAYAGVYLLKSIPLRLYATSLAFTRLSWNTCVDWTNIGRLHCLLPWWEDATVDFMISGGYNVGSFIQHVKQKTLVIWGENDQIIDSKLSVRLQGELPNAIIRQIPDCGHIPHVEKPAAVSKLITDFVQVDEQVDIPAGLACL; encoded by the exons ATGAGTAGCTGTGTGAAGCCAAAAAATCTGAGCAAGACCAGTCCGCTAGTTCTGCTTCATGGTTTTGACAG CTCCTTGCTAGAATGGAGATATGCACTTCCCTTGCTCGAGGAGGCAGGATTGGAGACGTGGGCATTTGACGTTCTAGGGTGGGGCTTCTCTGATTTGG AGAATCTCCCACCATGCAATGTAGCTTCAAAACGCGATCACCTATACCAG TTGATAACTTGCTTGCGGCGATTCCAAACATCAAGTGACCTGGCCTTTCATCTCTTACAAGATATTGGCATGCTG TTTTGGAATACTTATATCAGAAGGCCCATGACATTAGTTGGACCAAGTCTAGGAGCAGCAGTTGCCATTGACTTTGTTGTCAACTATCCAGAAGCT GTTGATAAGCTGATTTTCATCGATGCAAGCGTCTATGCTGAAGGTACAGGAAACCTCACTAAGTTACCTAAAGTGATGGCATATGCTGGG GTGTATTTATTGAAGAGCATTCCATTGCGCTTGTATGCAACTTCATTGGCATTTACTAGATTATCATGGAATACTTGCGTGGACTGGACAAAT ATTGGTCGTCTGCATTGTCTATTACCTTGGTGGGAGGATGCAACTGTTGATTTTATGATAAGTGGAGGCTACAATGTCGGTTCTTTTATCCAGCAT GTAAAGCAGAAAACACTTGTTATATGGGGTGAAAATGACCAAATTATTGACAGTAAGCTATCTGTg AGGCTGCAGGGTGAATTACCAAATGCAATTATACGGCAAATACCAGATTGTGGGCATATCCCACATGTAGAGAAGCCTGCTGCTGTCTCCAAGTTAATTACAGATTTTGTTCAAGTTGATGAACAAGTAGACATACCAGCTGGTTTAGCCTGTCTCTAG
- the LOC140876041 gene encoding PLASMODESMATA CALLOSE-BINDING PROTEIN 1-like — protein sequence MAVFLVYPVILFAMAIHSEATYCVCNSGVNDSLLQKNIDYACGKSADCSGILQNGACFNPNTVKDHCNYAVNSYYQRNAQTPGSCVFDGTASVTPNTPNTVSGCVYPSSPSNAGGTSTNINGTNSGTFAGSPLGGSGFDSSAGMTLLSRSTMPSMLLPFFFSTFVLYGLM from the exons ATGGCTGTTTTCTTAGTGTATCCAGTGATTCTGTTTGCCATGGCTATTCATTCAG AGGCAACTTACTGCGTTTGCAATAGTGGGGTGAATGATTCACTTCTCCAGAAAAACATAGATTATGCTTGTGGAAAGAGTGCTGATTGTTCAGGAATACTTCAAAATGGGGCTTGTTTTAACCCAAACACTGTCAAGGACCACTGCAATTATGCTGTTAACAGTTATTACCAGAGGAATGCCCAAACTCCTGGGAGCTGTGTTTTTGACGGCACAGCCTCAGTTACTCCAAATACCCCTA ATACTGTTTCTGGATGTGTGTATCCCTCTAGTCCAAG TAACGCCGGAGGAACATCTACAAACATCAACGGCACCAACTCGGGTACGTTTGCAGGCTCACCTCTAGGTGGCTCCGGATTCGACAGCAGTGCTGGAATGACGCTACTGTCTCGAAGCACTATGCCCTCTATGTTATTACCATTCTTCTTTTCAACCTTCGTCCTTTATGGTTTGATGTGA
- the LOC140886139 gene encoding alpha/beta hydrolase domain-containing protein VTE7-like isoform X1, translating to MLAASPSGASAIIGTEFNWKRTRQLLRRNHDFRVRASEFPAFLPKQVENIKDQSARNLASRIERLPVSLSLTKNHIMSSCVKPKNLSKTSPLVLLHGFDSSLLEWRYALPLLEEAGLETWAFDVLGWGFSDLENLPPCNVASKRDHLYQLITCLRRFQTSSDLAFHLLQDIGMLFWNTYIRRPMTLVGPSLGAAVAIDFVVNYPEAVDKLIFIDASVYAEGTGNLTKLPKVMAYAGVYLLKSIPLRLYATSLAFTRLSWNTCVDWTNIGRLHCLLPWWEDATVDFMISGGYNVGSFIQHVKQKTLVIWGENDQIIDSKLSVRLQGELPNAIIRQIPDCGHIPHVEKPAAVSKLITDFVQVDEQVDIPAGLACL from the exons ATGCTCGCCGCCTCTCCGTCCGGAGCTTCCGCGATTATCGGAACAGAATTCAACTGGAAACGCACGCGTCAATTGCTAAGAAGAAACCATGATTTCAGAGTACGGGCAAGTGAATTTCCCGCATTTCTTCCCAAACAAGTGGAAAATATTAAGGACCAATCTGCCAGAAATCTGGCTTCAAGGATTGAGAGGCTGCCTGTATCT CTAAGTTTGACGAAGAATCATATCATGAGTAGCTGTGTGAAGCCAAAAAATCTGAGCAAGACCAGTCCGCTAGTTCTGCTTCATGGTTTTGACAG CTCCTTGCTAGAATGGAGATATGCACTTCCCTTGCTCGAGGAGGCAGGATTGGAGACGTGGGCATTTGACGTTCTAGGGTGGGGCTTCTCTGATTTGG AGAATCTCCCACCATGCAATGTAGCTTCAAAACGCGATCACCTATACCAG TTGATAACTTGCTTGCGGCGATTCCAAACATCAAGTGACCTGGCCTTTCATCTCTTACAAGATATTGGCATGCTG TTTTGGAATACTTATATCAGAAGGCCCATGACATTAGTTGGACCAAGTCTAGGAGCAGCAGTTGCCATTGACTTTGTTGTCAACTATCCAGAAGCT GTTGATAAGCTGATTTTCATCGATGCAAGCGTCTATGCTGAAGGTACAGGAAACCTCACTAAGTTACCTAAAGTGATGGCATATGCTGGG GTGTATTTATTGAAGAGCATTCCATTGCGCTTGTATGCAACTTCATTGGCATTTACTAGATTATCATGGAATACTTGCGTGGACTGGACAAAT ATTGGTCGTCTGCATTGTCTATTACCTTGGTGGGAGGATGCAACTGTTGATTTTATGATAAGTGGAGGCTACAATGTCGGTTCTTTTATCCAGCAT GTAAAGCAGAAAACACTTGTTATATGGGGTGAAAATGACCAAATTATTGACAGTAAGCTATCTGTg AGGCTGCAGGGTGAATTACCAAATGCAATTATACGGCAAATACCAGATTGTGGGCATATCCCACATGTAGAGAAGCCTGCTGCTGTCTCCAAGTTAATTACAGATTTTGTTCAAGTTGATGAACAAGTAGACATACCAGCTGGTTTAGCCTGTCTCTAG
- the LOC140886139 gene encoding alpha/beta hydrolase domain-containing protein VTE7-like isoform X2: MLAASPSGASAIIGTEFNWKRTRQLLRRNHDFRVRASEFPAFLPKQVENIKDQSARNLASRIERLPVSLSLTKNHIMSSCVKPKNLSKTSPLVLLHGFDSSLLEWRYALPLLEEAGLETWAFDVLGWGFSDLENLPPCNVASKRDHLYQFWNTYIRRPMTLVGPSLGAAVAIDFVVNYPEAVDKLIFIDASVYAEGTGNLTKLPKVMAYAGVYLLKSIPLRLYATSLAFTRLSWNTCVDWTNIGRLHCLLPWWEDATVDFMISGGYNVGSFIQHVKQKTLVIWGENDQIIDSKLSVRLQGELPNAIIRQIPDCGHIPHVEKPAAVSKLITDFVQVDEQVDIPAGLACL, encoded by the exons ATGCTCGCCGCCTCTCCGTCCGGAGCTTCCGCGATTATCGGAACAGAATTCAACTGGAAACGCACGCGTCAATTGCTAAGAAGAAACCATGATTTCAGAGTACGGGCAAGTGAATTTCCCGCATTTCTTCCCAAACAAGTGGAAAATATTAAGGACCAATCTGCCAGAAATCTGGCTTCAAGGATTGAGAGGCTGCCTGTATCT CTAAGTTTGACGAAGAATCATATCATGAGTAGCTGTGTGAAGCCAAAAAATCTGAGCAAGACCAGTCCGCTAGTTCTGCTTCATGGTTTTGACAG CTCCTTGCTAGAATGGAGATATGCACTTCCCTTGCTCGAGGAGGCAGGATTGGAGACGTGGGCATTTGACGTTCTAGGGTGGGGCTTCTCTGATTTGG AGAATCTCCCACCATGCAATGTAGCTTCAAAACGCGATCACCTATACCAG TTTTGGAATACTTATATCAGAAGGCCCATGACATTAGTTGGACCAAGTCTAGGAGCAGCAGTTGCCATTGACTTTGTTGTCAACTATCCAGAAGCT GTTGATAAGCTGATTTTCATCGATGCAAGCGTCTATGCTGAAGGTACAGGAAACCTCACTAAGTTACCTAAAGTGATGGCATATGCTGGG GTGTATTTATTGAAGAGCATTCCATTGCGCTTGTATGCAACTTCATTGGCATTTACTAGATTATCATGGAATACTTGCGTGGACTGGACAAAT ATTGGTCGTCTGCATTGTCTATTACCTTGGTGGGAGGATGCAACTGTTGATTTTATGATAAGTGGAGGCTACAATGTCGGTTCTTTTATCCAGCAT GTAAAGCAGAAAACACTTGTTATATGGGGTGAAAATGACCAAATTATTGACAGTAAGCTATCTGTg AGGCTGCAGGGTGAATTACCAAATGCAATTATACGGCAAATACCAGATTGTGGGCATATCCCACATGTAGAGAAGCCTGCTGCTGTCTCCAAGTTAATTACAGATTTTGTTCAAGTTGATGAACAAGTAGACATACCAGCTGGTTTAGCCTGTCTCTAG
- the LOC140886139 gene encoding alpha/beta hydrolase domain-containing protein VTE7-like isoform X3 has product MLAASPSGASAIIGTEFNWKRTRQLLRRNHDFRVRASEFPAFLPKQVENIKDQSARNLASRIERLPVSLSLTKNHIMSSCVKPKNLSKTSPLVLLHGFDSSLLEWRYALPLLEEAGLETWAFDVLGWGFSDLENLPPCNVASKRDHLYQLITCLRRFQTSSDLAFHLLQDIGMLFWNTYIRRPMTLVGPSLGAAVAIDFVVNYPEAVDKLIFIDASVYAEGTGNLTKLPKVMAYAGVYLLKSIPLRLYATSLAFTRLSWNTCVDWTNIGRLHCLLPWWEDATVDFMISGGYNVGSFIQHVKQKTLVIWGENDQIIDKAAG; this is encoded by the exons ATGCTCGCCGCCTCTCCGTCCGGAGCTTCCGCGATTATCGGAACAGAATTCAACTGGAAACGCACGCGTCAATTGCTAAGAAGAAACCATGATTTCAGAGTACGGGCAAGTGAATTTCCCGCATTTCTTCCCAAACAAGTGGAAAATATTAAGGACCAATCTGCCAGAAATCTGGCTTCAAGGATTGAGAGGCTGCCTGTATCT CTAAGTTTGACGAAGAATCATATCATGAGTAGCTGTGTGAAGCCAAAAAATCTGAGCAAGACCAGTCCGCTAGTTCTGCTTCATGGTTTTGACAG CTCCTTGCTAGAATGGAGATATGCACTTCCCTTGCTCGAGGAGGCAGGATTGGAGACGTGGGCATTTGACGTTCTAGGGTGGGGCTTCTCTGATTTGG AGAATCTCCCACCATGCAATGTAGCTTCAAAACGCGATCACCTATACCAG TTGATAACTTGCTTGCGGCGATTCCAAACATCAAGTGACCTGGCCTTTCATCTCTTACAAGATATTGGCATGCTG TTTTGGAATACTTATATCAGAAGGCCCATGACATTAGTTGGACCAAGTCTAGGAGCAGCAGTTGCCATTGACTTTGTTGTCAACTATCCAGAAGCT GTTGATAAGCTGATTTTCATCGATGCAAGCGTCTATGCTGAAGGTACAGGAAACCTCACTAAGTTACCTAAAGTGATGGCATATGCTGGG GTGTATTTATTGAAGAGCATTCCATTGCGCTTGTATGCAACTTCATTGGCATTTACTAGATTATCATGGAATACTTGCGTGGACTGGACAAAT ATTGGTCGTCTGCATTGTCTATTACCTTGGTGGGAGGATGCAACTGTTGATTTTATGATAAGTGGAGGCTACAATGTCGGTTCTTTTATCCAGCAT GTAAAGCAGAAAACACTTGTTATATGGGGTGAAAATGACCAAATTATTGACA AGGCTGCAGGGTGA
- the LOC140886139 gene encoding alpha/beta hydrolase domain-containing protein VTE7-like isoform X4: MLAASPSGASAIIGTEFNWKRTRQLLRRNHDFRVRASEFPAFLPKQVENIKDQSARNLASRIERLPVSLSLTKNHIMSSCVKPKNLSKTSPLVLLHGFDSSLLEWRYALPLLEEAGLETWAFDVLGWGFSDLENLPPCNVASKRDHLYQLITCLRRFQTSSDLAFHLLQDIGMLFWNTYIRRPMTLVGPSLGAAVAIDFVVNYPEAVDKLIFIDASVYAEGTGNLTKLPKVMAYAGVYLLKSIPLRLYATSLAFTRLSWNTCVDWTNIGRLHCLLPWWEDATVDFMISGGYNVGSFIQH; the protein is encoded by the exons ATGCTCGCCGCCTCTCCGTCCGGAGCTTCCGCGATTATCGGAACAGAATTCAACTGGAAACGCACGCGTCAATTGCTAAGAAGAAACCATGATTTCAGAGTACGGGCAAGTGAATTTCCCGCATTTCTTCCCAAACAAGTGGAAAATATTAAGGACCAATCTGCCAGAAATCTGGCTTCAAGGATTGAGAGGCTGCCTGTATCT CTAAGTTTGACGAAGAATCATATCATGAGTAGCTGTGTGAAGCCAAAAAATCTGAGCAAGACCAGTCCGCTAGTTCTGCTTCATGGTTTTGACAG CTCCTTGCTAGAATGGAGATATGCACTTCCCTTGCTCGAGGAGGCAGGATTGGAGACGTGGGCATTTGACGTTCTAGGGTGGGGCTTCTCTGATTTGG AGAATCTCCCACCATGCAATGTAGCTTCAAAACGCGATCACCTATACCAG TTGATAACTTGCTTGCGGCGATTCCAAACATCAAGTGACCTGGCCTTTCATCTCTTACAAGATATTGGCATGCTG TTTTGGAATACTTATATCAGAAGGCCCATGACATTAGTTGGACCAAGTCTAGGAGCAGCAGTTGCCATTGACTTTGTTGTCAACTATCCAGAAGCT GTTGATAAGCTGATTTTCATCGATGCAAGCGTCTATGCTGAAGGTACAGGAAACCTCACTAAGTTACCTAAAGTGATGGCATATGCTGGG GTGTATTTATTGAAGAGCATTCCATTGCGCTTGTATGCAACTTCATTGGCATTTACTAGATTATCATGGAATACTTGCGTGGACTGGACAAAT ATTGGTCGTCTGCATTGTCTATTACCTTGGTGGGAGGATGCAACTGTTGATTTTATGATAAGTGGAGGCTACAATGTCGGTTCTTTTATCCAGCAT TGA